The proteins below are encoded in one region of Ferruginibacter lapsinanis:
- a CDS encoding NAD(P)-binding protein: protein MSITDITKPVDLSTHAEGTGPKRSRQPVYVDFMPPCNSACPAGENIQAWMAHAQAGDYYEAFQTIMEDNPFPAVMGRVCVKPCETGCNRNHIDTTVNIHAVERYIGDEAIAQKWDVRYKAVPTGKKILVVGAGPSGLSMAYHLTRMGHMVEVFEAGDHPGGLLWSGIPEYRLPKELLDAEIDRLIKMGVKIRVNYTVTDVLKEKAAGNFDAVYLAIGAQKIKQEEFEDDNSVYIADAFTFFKEIIFNPSAYLQNKVVVYGGGKLALYLSRIIKRYDSEVSVFFPGDKKMMPAYDYETDDALAEGVDVQLLKIIRKIEKGHIVLEKIKVEKGKVIGTGEFESVEANVLVLANRQESDSAFLNTINGIEINSDGTVSIDAQRMTGHDGVFAGGDMLPGENRSSTIAIGHGKKAARYMNAYLQKDIYQKPEKHPTAGYRKLHMWYKTEAPQQIQDKLAPDVAVKNFDEVIAGLHEAEARFEAQRCLSCGNCFECDGCFGACPEDAIIKLGKGNRYKFNLDACTGCAVCYEQCPCHAIEMIPEPA from the coding sequence ATGTCTATAACCGACATCACCAAACCTGTAGATCTTTCCACACATGCGGAAGGTACCGGTCCTAAAAGATCCCGACAACCTGTTTATGTAGATTTTATGCCGCCCTGTAATAGTGCTTGCCCGGCAGGAGAAAATATCCAGGCATGGATGGCACATGCACAGGCTGGCGATTATTACGAAGCTTTTCAAACCATCATGGAAGACAATCCTTTTCCTGCAGTGATGGGAAGAGTTTGCGTTAAGCCCTGCGAAACCGGCTGTAACAGGAATCATATTGATACTACAGTAAATATTCATGCGGTAGAAAGATATATCGGTGATGAAGCCATTGCTCAAAAATGGGATGTACGTTATAAAGCTGTACCTACGGGGAAAAAAATACTGGTTGTTGGTGCAGGCCCAAGCGGCTTGTCAATGGCATATCATCTGACAAGGATGGGACATATGGTAGAAGTATTTGAAGCAGGTGACCACCCCGGAGGATTGTTGTGGAGCGGTATACCTGAATATCGGCTGCCTAAAGAGTTATTGGATGCAGAAATAGACAGGCTTATAAAAATGGGAGTGAAGATCCGTGTGAATTATACAGTAACGGATGTGTTGAAAGAAAAAGCAGCTGGTAATTTTGATGCGGTGTACCTGGCTATTGGTGCACAAAAGATCAAGCAAGAAGAATTTGAAGACGATAATTCTGTTTACATCGCTGATGCGTTTACTTTTTTTAAAGAGATCATATTTAATCCATCTGCCTATTTACAAAACAAGGTAGTGGTATATGGCGGAGGGAAATTGGCTTTATATCTTTCACGGATCATTAAGAGATATGATTCAGAAGTGTCTGTATTTTTTCCCGGCGATAAAAAAATGATGCCTGCCTATGATTATGAAACAGATGATGCATTGGCAGAAGGAGTGGATGTACAATTGTTAAAGATCATTCGCAAAATAGAGAAAGGGCACATTGTATTGGAAAAAATAAAAGTAGAGAAAGGGAAAGTGATCGGCACAGGAGAATTTGAATCTGTTGAAGCCAATGTACTGGTATTGGCAAACCGCCAGGAGTCTGATTCTGCATTCTTAAATACTATCAACGGAATTGAAATCAATAGCGATGGTACTGTTAGTATTGATGCTCAAAGAATGACGGGCCACGATGGTGTATTTGCCGGAGGCGATATGTTGCCAGGCGAGAACAGAAGTTCTACCATAGCTATCGGGCATGGTAAAAAAGCAGCCCGTTATATGAATGCTTATTTACAAAAGGATATTTATCAAAAACCAGAGAAACATCCTACAGCCGGGTATAGAAAATTGCATATGTGGTATAAAACAGAAGCGCCACAACAGATACAAGACAAACTTGCTCCCGATGTAGCGGTTAAGAATTTTGATGAAGTGATTGCCGGGTTGCATGAAGCTGAAGCAAGATTTGAAGCACAACGATGTCTGAGCTGCGGAAATTGTTTTGAGTGTGATGGTTGTTTTGGTGCCTGCCCTGAAGATGCGATCATAAAACTGGGTAAGGGTAACCGTTATAAGTTTAATCTGGATGCCTGCACCGGTTGTGCTGTATGTTATGAGCAATGCCCTTGTCATGCAATTGAAATGATTCCGGAGCCAGCTTAG
- a CDS encoding NADH-quinone oxidoreductase subunit N, whose amino-acid sequence MNDYLILMKSELIITIIIFLLLGIKLSNKLKNDALLLFIQIILLLNLIAGFFFNKDGSLFDGMFHTTALIALQKSILNAGVYLISLLFAGWYKKTEHLSEFFILILSALLGMDLLISSGNFLMFFLSLELATIPIAALTNFDLEKKISSEAAMKMILSSAFSSGILLFGISLIYGATGSINFEALPALLNGSPIQIMAFVFLFTAFAFKLSIVPFHLWTADVYEGAPIAVTSFLSVISKAAIAFVFISTLYKVFLPLEHIWYIMIMGLSVATMILGNLFALRQQNIKRFLAFSSIAQVGFILVGISSNSGAGISSVVYFTIVYMISNLAAFGVAAAISSQTGKEKIDEYKGLYKTNPLLSWILALALFSLAGIPPTAGFFGKLFLLTAGAAKGNYVFILIAALNMIVSLYYYLRVVRSVFIEKNEQPIEKIELLPSVKFALILCAAGIVLVGLLSWIYDYIQILSQ is encoded by the coding sequence ATGAACGATTATTTAATATTAATGAAATCTGAACTGATAATAACCATTATCATCTTTCTGCTGCTGGGTATAAAACTTAGCAACAAACTGAAGAATGATGCATTATTATTGTTCATTCAAATAATATTGCTGCTGAATTTGATCGCCGGATTTTTTTTCAACAAAGACGGAAGTTTATTTGATGGCATGTTTCATACAACCGCTTTAATAGCACTGCAGAAAAGTATTTTAAATGCCGGTGTATATCTGATCTCATTACTATTTGCAGGTTGGTATAAAAAGACAGAGCATTTATCCGAATTTTTTATTTTAATACTATCCGCTTTATTAGGCATGGATCTCCTGATCTCCAGCGGCAATTTTTTAATGTTCTTCTTATCACTTGAATTGGCAACAATCCCAATAGCAGCATTGACAAATTTTGACCTGGAGAAAAAGATATCTTCGGAAGCGGCCATGAAAATGATCTTGTCATCAGCTTTCTCATCCGGAATATTATTGTTTGGCATTTCCCTGATCTATGGAGCAACCGGCTCCATCAACTTTGAAGCTTTGCCTGCATTACTGAATGGTAGCCCCATACAAATAATGGCATTTGTATTTCTATTTACAGCTTTTGCTTTTAAATTATCTATCGTTCCATTTCATTTATGGACAGCGGATGTATATGAAGGTGCACCCATTGCTGTTACTTCTTTCTTATCGGTGATCTCAAAAGCTGCTATTGCATTTGTTTTCATTTCAACTTTATACAAAGTATTCTTACCTCTTGAACATATCTGGTATATAATGATAATGGGATTATCGGTTGCCACCATGATACTTGGAAATCTGTTTGCATTAAGACAACAAAACATCAAGCGTTTTCTGGCTTTTTCTTCTATCGCCCAGGTAGGTTTTATTTTAGTGGGTATCAGCAGTAATTCAGGTGCAGGGATATCCTCTGTGGTATATTTCACCATAGTGTATATGATCTCTAACCTTGCCGCCTTTGGCGTAGCAGCAGCTATTTCATCACAAACAGGCAAAGAAAAAATTGACGAGTATAAAGGACTGTATAAAACAAATCCTTTACTCAGCTGGATATTAGCACTGGCGCTATTTTCATTAGCCGGCATACCACCTACAGCAGGTTTCTTTGGAAAATTATTTTTACTAACGGCCGGCGCAGCAAAAGGCAACTATGTTTTTATATTGATAGCAGCATTGAACATGATCGTTTCGTTGTACTACTATTTAAGAGTGGTAAGATCAGTATTCATCGAAAAAAATGAACAACCTATCGAAAAAATAGAGCTGCTACCTTCTGTAAAATTTGCTTTGATCTTATGTGCTGCAGGTATAGTGTTAGTGGGATTGTTGAGCTGGATCTATGATTATATTCAAATTTTAAGTCAGTAA
- a CDS encoding complex I subunit 4 family protein, translating into MNLLLLILIPLFTAVAVLLTRNNQQVKWISLTGASIQLIAAIVLFIAYRAEVAAGNTAQMLFQQQYNWFPSWHISLHLGVDGISVAMILLTAFVVIAGVLVSWNVEKMTKEFYFLLILLSLGAYGFFISLDLFVLFFFLEIAVIPKYLLIGIWGSGKKEYSANKLALMLMGGSALVLVGLMAVYFSMPERTFDLLQLSQLHIPIATQKIFFPLLFVGFGVFTALFPFHTWVPDGHSSAPTAGSMFLAGISMKLGGYGCLRVATYIMPDGAKEYANIIIILSTIAILYGAFATMMQKDLKYINAYSSVSHCGFVLLGIGMLTKVSITGAVMQMVSHGLMTALFFAVIGMIYERTHTRQVDEMGGLLKVMPFTISVLFIVGLCSLGLPGLSGFVAEMTVFMGSWEHTDSFHRIATILACMSIVVTAVYILRAVSKTAMGPIKASYSNLTDATWNEKAAAIILLAGIIAIGVAPSWLTDLIKPAAEIIIQKIVAVK; encoded by the coding sequence ATGAACTTATTATTACTCATATTAATTCCATTGTTCACTGCAGTTGCTGTGTTATTAACACGTAACAACCAACAGGTAAAATGGATATCGCTGACTGGCGCAAGCATACAATTGATTGCTGCAATTGTTTTATTTATTGCTTACAGAGCCGAAGTTGCAGCAGGTAATACAGCGCAGATGTTATTCCAACAACAATACAATTGGTTTCCATCATGGCATATAAGTTTACATTTAGGTGTTGATGGTATCTCTGTGGCAATGATATTGTTAACTGCATTTGTTGTTATCGCAGGTGTATTAGTATCGTGGAATGTAGAGAAGATGACAAAAGAATTTTATTTCCTGCTCATCTTACTAAGCCTCGGTGCTTATGGATTCTTTATTTCACTGGATCTTTTTGTATTATTCTTCTTTTTAGAAATTGCCGTTATACCGAAATATTTATTGATCGGAATTTGGGGAAGTGGCAAGAAAGAATACAGTGCTAATAAATTAGCATTGATGTTAATGGGTGGTTCTGCATTGGTATTAGTTGGATTAATGGCAGTTTATTTTAGCATGCCTGAAAGAACTTTTGATCTGTTACAACTATCTCAATTACATATACCAATTGCAACACAAAAAATATTTTTTCCATTATTGTTTGTAGGATTCGGCGTATTCACTGCACTATTCCCATTTCATACCTGGGTGCCCGATGGTCACTCCTCTGCTCCCACAGCAGGGTCAATGTTCCTTGCAGGTATTTCCATGAAATTGGGTGGTTACGGGTGTTTACGGGTAGCTACTTATATTATGCCTGATGGCGCAAAAGAATATGCCAATATCATTATCATCCTATCAACCATTGCGATCCTGTATGGCGCCTTCGCTACAATGATGCAGAAGGATCTTAAATATATCAACGCTTATTCGTCTGTAAGTCATTGCGGATTTGTGCTGCTTGGTATTGGCATGCTGACAAAAGTATCTATAACAGGTGCGGTAATGCAAATGGTAAGTCATGGTTTGATGACAGCTCTTTTCTTCGCTGTTATTGGCATGATCTACGAACGTACACACACTCGTCAGGTAGATGAAATGGGTGGTTTACTGAAAGTAATGCCGTTCACCATATCTGTATTATTCATAGTAGGATTGTGTTCGCTGGGCTTACCAGGACTGAGTGGCTTTGTAGCAGAAATGACCGTATTCATGGGTTCATGGGAACATACAGATAGCTTTCACCGCATTGCAACAATATTAGCGTGTATGAGTATTGTAGTAACGGCAGTGTATATACTAAGAGCAGTCAGCAAAACCGCCATGGGGCCCATTAAAGCGAGTTATAGCAATTTAACCGATGCTACATGGAATGAAAAAGCAGCGGCCATCATTTTATTGGCAGGCATCATTGCGATTGGTGTTGCTCCTTCATGGTTAACAGATTTAATAAAACCTGCAGCAGAAATAATCATACAAAAAATAGTTGCAGTAAAATAA
- the nuoL gene encoding NADH-quinone oxidoreductase subunit L, with protein MPNSTYIALIPLLPLAGFIVLGLFGRKYFKQSAGIIATGLLLAATILSIYTAYGYFFDYGKINGVYEKLVPLKYTWLEFSPGVSIDMGILLDPISAMMLVVVTFISLMVHIYSLAYMKGEDRFPTYFSFLGLFTFSMLGLVIASNIFQIYIFWELVGVSSFLLIGYYYDRPSAVAACKKAFIVTRFADLGFLIGILILSFYSGTLDFNTLIQRLTSPESTQLKTAIASTFFGISALTWGMILVFIGGAGKSAMFPLHIWLPDAMEGPTPVSALIHAATMVVAGVFLVARLFPIFAISTPHALELVGYVGAVSALIAAIIACTQTDIKRVLAYSTMSQIGYMMFALGVSKYGGEDGLGYTASMFHLFTHAMFKALLFLGAGAVIHFIHSNEMKDMGGLRKFLPVTHITFLIACLAIAGVPPFAGFFSKEEILLAAYHHNTTIYWIALITSGLTAFYMFRLYFSIFWNKTHTQHGEKHGEGGFAMLLPLVLLAIGAAAAGFIPFGNFVSTDGKTLESKFHLEFSIAPVAIGLAGILIAMVLYKKQNNKPEKIAAALSGVYKAAYHKFYIDELYLFITKKILFNLIGRPAAWIDKNIVDGGVNKIANTTLTISEKIKGIQSGKVQQYAIYFLVATITIAAVFIYWLK; from the coding sequence ATGCCAAACTCAACTTACATAGCACTGATTCCTTTATTGCCTCTTGCCGGCTTTATTGTACTCGGATTGTTCGGAAGAAAATACTTTAAACAATCCGCAGGTATTATTGCTACAGGTCTTTTATTAGCCGCAACTATTCTATCCATTTATACCGCCTATGGTTATTTCTTTGACTATGGCAAGATAAATGGGGTATATGAAAAACTAGTGCCGTTAAAATATACCTGGCTGGAATTTTCTCCCGGCGTCTCTATCGATATGGGGATTTTATTGGATCCCATCAGTGCAATGATGCTGGTAGTAGTAACATTCATTTCTTTGATGGTGCATATCTACAGCCTTGCATACATGAAAGGCGAAGATCGCTTCCCAACATATTTCTCTTTCTTAGGATTGTTTACTTTTTCAATGTTAGGACTGGTTATTGCTTCTAACATTTTTCAGATCTATATTTTCTGGGAACTGGTAGGCGTTTCGTCATTTTTATTGATAGGTTATTATTATGACAGACCCAGTGCAGTGGCAGCCTGTAAAAAAGCTTTCATAGTTACAAGATTTGCTGACCTTGGTTTTCTTATAGGTATATTAATTCTTTCTTTTTATTCAGGCACACTCGATTTCAATACATTGATCCAACGATTGACTTCTCCGGAATCAACCCAATTAAAAACAGCGATCGCTTCTACATTTTTTGGTATATCTGCATTAACATGGGGAATGATATTGGTTTTTATTGGTGGCGCAGGAAAGAGTGCGATGTTTCCATTGCACATCTGGCTACCGGATGCAATGGAAGGTCCTACTCCTGTTTCAGCATTGATACATGCTGCAACAATGGTAGTTGCCGGTGTATTCTTAGTAGCAAGATTGTTTCCAATATTTGCAATATCAACACCACATGCGTTAGAACTGGTCGGATATGTTGGTGCTGTTTCTGCCCTGATCGCTGCAATCATAGCCTGTACTCAAACAGATATCAAAAGAGTACTTGCATATTCTACCATGTCGCAGATAGGTTATATGATGTTTGCATTAGGCGTTTCAAAATATGGCGGTGAAGATGGATTGGGCTATACTGCTTCCATGTTTCATTTATTTACACATGCCATGTTCAAAGCATTGTTATTCTTAGGTGCAGGCGCAGTCATACATTTTATTCATAGTAATGAAATGAAAGATATGGGTGGTTTAAGAAAATTTTTACCGGTAACACATATCACATTTTTAATTGCCTGCCTGGCAATTGCAGGTGTGCCGCCTTTTGCAGGTTTCTTCAGTAAAGAAGAAATTTTATTAGCCGCTTATCATCATAACACAACGATATACTGGATCGCATTGATCACATCAGGGCTTACTGCCTTTTATATGTTCCGCTTATACTTCAGTATTTTCTGGAACAAAACACATACACAACATGGCGAAAAGCACGGTGAAGGCGGTTTTGCAATGCTATTACCGTTGGTGCTGTTAGCTATTGGTGCAGCTGCTGCAGGATTCATTCCTTTCGGAAATTTTGTAAGCACAGATGGCAAAACATTGGAAAGTAAATTCCATTTGGAGTTTTCTATTGCTCCCGTTGCAATAGGATTAGCTGGTATTTTAATAGCAATGGTTTTATATAAAAAACAAAATAACAAGCCGGAAAAAATTGCTGCTGCTTTGAGTGGTGTATACAAAGCAGCTTATCATAAATTTTATATAGACGAATTGTATCTGTTCATTACAAAAAAGATCTTGTTCAATTTAATTGGCAGACCCGCTGCATGGATCGATAAAAATATTGTAGACGGCGGAGTGAATAAAATAGCAAATACTACATTAACCATATCAGAAAAAATAAAAGGAATACAATCAGGAAAAGTACAGCAATATGCGATCTACTTTTTAGTAGCCACCATAACAATTGCAGCAGTATTTATTTATTGGTTGAAATAA
- the nuoK gene encoding NADH-quinone oxidoreductase subunit NuoK: protein MMQPGLYQLLFISTGLFFIGVFGFITRRNLITMLMSIELILNSVNINFIAFNKYLWADKLDGLFFAIFIIAIAAAETAVAIAIIINLYRSHHSIDVENTEEMKF from the coding sequence ATGATGCAACCAGGATTATATCAGCTATTATTCATAAGCACCGGACTTTTTTTTATTGGTGTATTTGGTTTCATTACCAGACGAAATTTAATTACCATGCTGATGAGTATAGAATTGATACTGAACAGTGTGAATATAAATTTTATAGCCTTCAACAAATATTTGTGGGCAGACAAATTAGACGGATTATTCTTTGCCATATTTATTATAGCCATTGCTGCGGCTGAAACAGCAGTAGCGATTGCGATCATTATAAATTTATACAGGAGCCACCACTCCATCGATGTGGAAAACACAGAAGAGATGAAATTTTAA
- a CDS encoding NADH-quinone oxidoreductase subunit J family protein: MLAALILISGALAVTTRQIFRAAVFLLFSLIGIAGIYFWMQYEFIAAVQIVVYVGGITVLIIFSIFLTQQAGEKLGLPKISRQVFSALAAFCGFALIMLQLFQHTFIGTTNAAKEPTVVNIGNQMLSVKKGGYALPFEVVSILLLAALIGCIVIALKPKATTT; encoded by the coding sequence ATGCTCGCTGCACTGATTCTGATAAGTGGTGCGCTGGCTGTTACAACCCGACAAATATTCAGGGCTGCAGTATTTTTATTATTTTCCTTGATTGGTATTGCAGGAATCTACTTCTGGATGCAATATGAATTCATTGCTGCAGTACAAATAGTTGTATATGTTGGAGGGATCACCGTATTGATCATCTTCTCTATATTCTTAACACAACAGGCAGGTGAAAAATTAGGCTTACCCAAAATAAGCCGCCAGGTATTTTCAGCCTTAGCAGCGTTCTGCGGATTTGCCTTGATCATGCTGCAACTTTTTCAACACACATTTATTGGCACAACAAATGCGGCCAAAGAACCTACGGTTGTAAATATTGGCAACCAGATGTTATCAGTTAAAAAAGGCGGTTATGCATTACCGTTTGAAGTAGTGAGTATATTATTATTGGCAGCATTGATAGGATGCATTGTCATTGCATTAAAACCAAAAGCCACCACCACATGA
- a CDS encoding 4Fe-4S binding protein, translating to MFITNYIKDVFGALKSLAVGLKRTGYYFTHHKEIITEQYPDNRDTLVMADRFKGEVVMPHNENNEHKCTGCTACELACPNATIKVITKFDITPEGKKKKAIDKLVYHLELCTMCNLCVVACPSDAIVMAQTFEHSVYDRSELTKVLNKPDSKIMEGIE from the coding sequence ATGTTTATAACAAACTATATAAAAGATGTTTTCGGTGCTTTAAAGTCACTGGCTGTAGGGCTAAAACGCACTGGCTATTATTTCACACATCACAAAGAGATCATTACTGAACAATATCCTGACAACAGAGATACTTTGGTAATGGCCGACAGATTTAAAGGTGAAGTGGTTATGCCGCACAATGAGAACAACGAACATAAATGTACCGGTTGCACTGCATGTGAATTGGCTTGCCCGAACGCTACTATAAAAGTGATCACAAAATTTGACATCACCCCTGAAGGAAAGAAAAAGAAAGCGATTGATAAATTAGTGTATCATCTTGAGTTGTGTACGATGTGTAATTTATGTGTAGTGGCTTGTCCTTCTGATGCAATTGTAATGGCACAAACCTTTGAACATAGTGTTTACGACAGAAGCGAACTAACTAAAGTATTAAATAAACCCGATTCTAAAATAATGGAGGGAATAGAATAA
- the nuoH gene encoding NADH-quinone oxidoreductase subunit NuoH yields the protein MWSFNKIAGIVDQWLNQTFNPTWALVFEMVIVGVCVIGLFAVLGLVLVIMERRVAAWIQIRLGPNRVGPKGMLQSLADTVKLLVKEGMTPAGADKFLFNLAPYIAMMVAMLLMAPIAFAKDFQIWNMNIGVLYVSAISSVSVIGILMAGWASNNKYSLMGAMRSGAQIVSYELSAGLSILAVVVLTGSLNLNEIVLSQADGWWIFKGHIPVIIAFIIFIIAVTAETNRAPFDLAEAESELTAGFHTEYSGMKFALFFLAEYINVFIVCAIGATLFLGGWMPFHIGHWESFNHIMDYVPSSIWFFGKTFFMIFLIMWFRWTFPRLRIDQLLNLEWKYLLPISMFNILLITAMAILGWHF from the coding sequence ATGTGGAGTTTTAATAAAATAGCAGGTATAGTTGATCAATGGTTGAACCAAACATTCAATCCGACTTGGGCATTGGTTTTTGAAATGGTGATCGTTGGCGTTTGTGTGATAGGATTATTTGCCGTGTTAGGATTGGTATTGGTGATCATGGAAAGAAGAGTAGCAGCATGGATACAGATACGCCTTGGACCAAATCGTGTAGGACCAAAAGGAATGCTGCAATCATTGGCTGATACGGTGAAATTATTGGTAAAAGAAGGAATGACACCAGCCGGTGCAGATAAATTTTTATTCAACCTTGCACCCTACATTGCGATGATGGTGGCAATGTTACTGATGGCTCCTATTGCCTTTGCCAAAGATTTTCAAATATGGAACATGAATATTGGCGTACTATATGTATCAGCAATTTCTTCTGTTTCTGTTATCGGAATTTTAATGGCAGGATGGGCCAGTAATAATAAATATTCACTAATGGGTGCCATGCGTAGTGGTGCACAAATAGTAAGTTATGAATTATCTGCCGGCCTCTCTATCCTTGCAGTGGTGGTACTTACAGGCAGTTTGAATTTAAATGAAATCGTTTTATCTCAAGCTGATGGTTGGTGGATATTTAAAGGGCATATTCCTGTGATCATTGCATTCATCATTTTCATAATTGCAGTTACTGCAGAAACCAACAGAGCGCCTTTCGATCTTGCAGAAGCTGAATCAGAATTGACTGCCGGTTTTCATACAGAATATTCAGGAATGAAATTCGCTCTCTTCTTTTTAGCAGAATACATCAACGTATTTATTGTTTGTGCAATTGGCGCTACTTTATTCTTAGGCGGATGGATGCCTTTTCATATCGGACATTGGGAATCATTCAATCATATAATGGATTATGTACCATCGAGTATATGGTTCTTCGGTAAAACATTCTTCATGATATTTCTGATCATGTGGTTCAGATGGACATTCCCAAGATTAAGAATCGATCAGTTATTGAATCTGGAATGGAAATATCTATTACCCATCAGCATGTTCAATATTTTATTGATAACAGCGATGGCAATATTAGGATGGCATTTTTAA
- a CDS encoding NADH-quinone oxidoreductase subunit D → MVEEIGTTTEGDLIINVGPQHPATHGVLHLVITLNGETIKKIEPHLGYIHRSIEKMCESLTYRQFIYVTSRMDYLSAHINNHACALCVEKGMQIEVPARAEVIRVLMDELTRIASHELWWGAMAMDLGAFTPFFHAFREREAINEIMEETCGARLTMNYMVPGGVMQDLHPDFQRKVKEFIILFKRKIDEYDELVTGNIIFQNRMKGIGYISPEDAIAYGCSGPVLRGSGVSCDVRKIYPYGIYGQLNFEEVLETAGDSFARYMIRIREMKQSIRIIEQLIDNIPEGDFVAKTKAVLKLPKGEFYTRVETARGEFGVYIVSEGGTTPYRIKFRSPGFSNLSALDHMARGSKLGDLVAMMGTLDLVIPDIDR, encoded by the coding sequence ATGGTTGAAGAAATAGGCACAACAACAGAAGGTGATCTGATCATCAACGTAGGACCCCAGCATCCTGCCACACATGGCGTCTTGCACCTGGTCATTACGTTGAATGGTGAGACTATAAAAAAGATAGAACCACACTTGGGGTATATCCATCGCTCTATTGAAAAAATGTGTGAGAGTTTAACGTACCGCCAATTCATTTATGTAACAAGCAGAATGGATTACCTCTCTGCTCATATTAACAACCATGCATGTGCGTTATGTGTTGAAAAAGGAATGCAGATAGAAGTGCCGGCAAGAGCAGAAGTGATAAGGGTATTAATGGATGAACTGACAAGGATCGCATCACATGAATTATGGTGGGGTGCAATGGCAATGGACCTCGGCGCCTTCACTCCTTTCTTTCACGCTTTCAGAGAGAGAGAAGCTATCAACGAGATCATGGAAGAAACCTGCGGCGCAAGACTAACCATGAATTACATGGTACCCGGAGGAGTAATGCAGGACCTGCATCCAGATTTCCAAAGAAAAGTAAAAGAATTTATAATACTGTTCAAAAGAAAGATCGATGAATATGATGAACTGGTAACCGGTAATATTATTTTTCAAAACAGAATGAAAGGTATTGGTTACATATCTCCTGAAGATGCAATTGCGTATGGTTGTTCGGGGCCTGTATTGAGAGGCAGCGGAGTAAGTTGTGATGTAAGAAAGATCTATCCATATGGAATTTATGGCCAGCTCAATTTTGAAGAAGTGCTGGAAACAGCAGGAGATTCTTTTGCCCGATATATGATACGTATCCGTGAAATGAAACAATCGATCAGAATTATTGAACAGTTGATCGACAATATTCCCGAAGGAGATTTTGTAGCAAAAACTAAAGCTGTATTAAAATTACCCAAAGGAGAATTTTATACAAGAGTAGAAACAGCCCGTGGTGAATTCGGTGTTTACATTGTAAGTGAAGGTGGTACTACACCCTATAGGATAAAATTCCGATCACCGGGATTCTCAAACTTGTCTGCACTCGACCATATGGCCAGAGGCAGCAAACTCGGAGACCTGGTAGCAATGATGGGAACACTGGATCTGGTAATACCGGATATCGACAGGTAG
- a CDS encoding NADH-quinone oxidoreductase subunit C: MENDVLKNIITVLLPNAVYEEEGEWLNVNVEPADWLSFAKQLRNNDVLHLDQLFCLTCIDWKTHLTVVYHLSSTTYHHNIVVKVKLDKSKPEIETVSQIWPTAEFHEREVYEMFGVKFLNHPDLRLLILPDGWEGKNPMLKDFEDPINMIKL, encoded by the coding sequence ATGGAAAACGATGTTTTAAAAAATATAATAACGGTGTTGTTGCCAAATGCTGTTTATGAAGAAGAAGGAGAATGGCTGAATGTAAATGTTGAACCTGCAGATTGGTTATCATTTGCAAAGCAATTACGAAACAACGACGTATTGCATTTAGACCAACTTTTTTGTCTTACATGCATTGACTGGAAAACACATTTAACGGTAGTCTATCACTTATCTTCTACCACCTACCATCACAATATAGTGGTAAAAGTAAAATTGGATAAAAGTAAACCTGAAATAGAAACAGTCTCCCAAATATGGCCAACTGCAGAATTTCATGAAAGAGAAGTGTATGAAATGTTTGGAGTAAAATTTTTGAACCATCCAGATCTGCGCTTATTGATATTGCCCGACGGATGGGAAGGAAAAAATCCGATGTTAAAAGATTTTGAAGACCCTATAAACATGATCAAACTCTGA